A part of Marinomonas rhizomae genomic DNA contains:
- a CDS encoding protein-glutamate methylesterase/protein-glutamine glutaminase: MQPKKIKVLIVDDSISIQTVLREVIESDPDLEVVGTAKDAFEAKQMVNDLSPDVITLDVEMPKVSGLRFLEVLMKVKPTPVVMISTLTKANADTTLQALELGAVDYIAKPQINQKEMFLRYSKMVIKKIRMAAACNISTGINHQSTNTEPARAEPLTANRVLAIGASTGGTEAINYLLSKLPSANFALLIVQHMPAGFTSTFASRLDRTTDFTVVEAQGGELVRPGVAYLAPGDFHMKVVRSNDQLYTDVFRAEKVSGHRPSVDVLFKSVADEIGRHAFATLLTGMGKDGARGLKRIKNAGGFTVVQDQSSCVVYGMPRVAVEMDAACVVTPLNNIKETFIEKLL, encoded by the coding sequence ATGCAGCCTAAAAAAATTAAAGTGCTTATTGTCGATGACTCTATTTCCATCCAAACAGTTCTCCGCGAAGTTATAGAATCAGATCCTGACCTAGAAGTTGTTGGCACGGCAAAAGATGCTTTTGAAGCAAAGCAAATGGTGAATGACCTCTCCCCTGATGTCATTACTCTGGATGTAGAAATGCCCAAAGTAAGTGGGTTGCGTTTTCTTGAAGTGTTAATGAAGGTAAAACCCACTCCTGTGGTGATGATATCCACACTCACCAAAGCAAATGCTGATACCACACTTCAAGCATTGGAATTGGGGGCTGTCGATTACATTGCCAAACCCCAAATAAATCAAAAAGAAATGTTCCTGCGTTATAGCAAAATGGTTATCAAAAAAATTCGAATGGCCGCAGCATGTAACATTTCAACAGGTATCAATCACCAATCAACAAATACAGAACCCGCTAGAGCTGAGCCACTTACAGCAAACAGAGTATTAGCTATAGGTGCCTCTACCGGAGGAACCGAAGCAATCAATTACCTGCTCAGCAAACTTCCTAGTGCTAATTTTGCACTGCTGATTGTCCAACATATGCCAGCAGGCTTTACTTCTACCTTTGCCAGTCGATTAGATAGAACGACAGACTTCACCGTTGTAGAAGCACAAGGAGGAGAACTGGTTCGCCCAGGCGTTGCCTACCTTGCCCCTGGCGATTTTCATATGAAAGTCGTACGATCAAACGATCAACTCTACACAGACGTATTTAGGGCAGAAAAGGTATCCGGTCATCGTCCTTCCGTCGACGTGTTATTCAAATCGGTAGCAGATGAAATTGGCCGCCATGCGTTTGCAACCTTATTAACAGGGATGGGTAAAGATGGTGCGCGAGGACTAAAAAGAATAAAAAATGCCGGCGGTTTTACTGTCGTTCAGGATCAGTCTTCATGTGTTGTATACGGGATGCCAAGAGTCGCGGTAGAAATGGATGCAGCCTGTGTTGTAACACCATTAAACAACATAAAAGAAACATTCATCGAAAAACTACTCTAA
- a CDS encoding CheR family methyltransferase gives MEREFGFTQSDFNKVRTILVGLTGINLADSKESLVYSRLAPRVRKLGLKNTKEYLKYLEDNLEEQENFINALTTNLTSFYREPHHFSILAQYINQGESVKRIWCAASSTGEEPYSIAMSLVKAYGRFDHNVEIIASDIDSKVLETANTGKYPLEKVEALPDKKSFFVKGKGNNLGFAKVVPELRNMIEFIRVNLLDENLPIEPNLDVIFCRNVMIYFDKDTQAKILTKLLAKLRPGGLYIAGHSENFSHFSNVIKPIGRTAYIKL, from the coding sequence ATGGAAAGGGAGTTTGGGTTCACACAAAGTGACTTTAATAAGGTGCGTACTATCCTTGTCGGACTGACAGGGATAAACCTCGCCGACTCGAAAGAGTCTTTGGTATACAGCCGCTTAGCTCCTAGAGTTCGAAAGCTGGGATTAAAAAACACCAAAGAGTATTTAAAGTATTTAGAAGACAATCTTGAGGAACAAGAAAACTTTATCAATGCTTTAACAACAAACCTAACCTCTTTTTATAGAGAGCCGCACCATTTCAGCATTTTGGCGCAATATATAAACCAAGGAGAATCGGTTAAAAGAATTTGGTGCGCGGCATCAAGTACAGGTGAAGAACCTTACTCGATCGCCATGAGCCTAGTAAAAGCCTATGGTCGATTCGATCATAATGTTGAGATTATTGCTTCAGATATCGACAGTAAAGTGCTCGAAACCGCTAACACAGGTAAATACCCACTAGAAAAAGTGGAGGCTTTACCTGACAAAAAAAGTTTCTTTGTTAAAGGCAAAGGCAACAACCTAGGCTTCGCTAAAGTCGTTCCTGAATTACGTAATATGATCGAATTCATCCGCGTTAATTTACTAGACGAAAACCTTCCAATAGAACCGAATTTGGACGTTATTTTTTGTCGTAACGTGATGATTTATTTTGATAAAGACACTCAAGCAAAAATATTAACTAAGTTACTCGCCAAGCTTCGACCTGGCGGACTTTATATTGCAGGTCATTCGGAAAATTTTTCCCACTTTTCCAACGTAATAAAACCCATTGGTCGAACAGCATACATAAAGCTGTAA
- a CDS encoding methyl-accepting chemotaxis protein: protein MELLSKVNEIHDEMPEIAKALKDIDDIADQTNLLALNAAIEAARAGEAGRGFAVVADEVRSLSNRSSGFSVAIQSRLKKIQDQVSDLTKSMERLAAHDVTYIMESKKTMNSALEHIVAKAEGDANVTVELENLAKSLESAIFDATRALQFDDINGQNIEYTLGVLNFMGEQLNSINNESPDNIEHVLRDKLETIKQRSQQKHNPVSQQNIESGDIDLF from the coding sequence ATGGAGCTACTATCAAAAGTAAACGAAATACACGATGAAATGCCAGAAATCGCAAAAGCTTTGAAAGACATTGATGATATTGCAGATCAAACTAACCTTTTAGCACTTAATGCAGCGATAGAAGCAGCACGAGCAGGCGAAGCTGGCCGTGGTTTTGCCGTGGTTGCCGATGAAGTTCGCTCACTGTCCAATCGCTCTTCAGGCTTTAGTGTTGCTATTCAATCTCGCCTCAAAAAAATCCAAGATCAAGTCTCTGATTTAACCAAATCAATGGAAAGATTAGCGGCCCATGATGTGACCTACATTATGGAATCTAAAAAAACCATGAACAGCGCTTTAGAGCATATCGTCGCTAAAGCGGAAGGCGATGCTAATGTCACAGTGGAGCTAGAAAACCTTGCAAAATCATTAGAGTCCGCCATCTTCGACGCAACCAGAGCCTTACAGTTTGACGATATTAACGGACAAAATATTGAATACACCCTTGGAGTATTAAACTTTATGGGCGAGCAATTAAACTCTATTAACAATGAGTCTCCAGACAATATAGAACATGTTTTAAGGGATAAACTAGAAACAATCAAACAACGCAGCCAACAAAAACACAACCCTGTTTCTCAGCAAAACATTGAAAGCGGCGACATTGATTTATTTTAA
- a CDS encoding chemotaxis protein CheW, with amino-acid sequence MTILQQGNPSSMPAKEFLTFVLGDENYALDIMTVKEIRGYEPATRIANAPSYIKGVINLRGDIVPIVDLRIKFNIGEATYNEWTIVIMLNVHDRVVGIVVDGVSDVMNLEAEDIKPAPEFGVAFDSRYLHGLAALEDQMVIIVDIEELISSDEIGVFEGA; translated from the coding sequence ATGACAATACTTCAGCAGGGGAATCCGTCTTCAATGCCTGCAAAAGAGTTCTTAACATTTGTATTAGGCGATGAAAATTATGCGCTTGATATTATGACGGTTAAAGAAATTCGTGGTTACGAACCGGCAACTAGAATCGCAAATGCCCCCAGTTATATTAAAGGTGTTATCAATTTACGTGGTGATATCGTACCAATTGTTGATTTACGAATTAAGTTCAATATAGGCGAAGCGACTTATAACGAATGGACCATTGTGATCATGCTAAACGTGCATGATCGTGTTGTGGGAATTGTGGTCGATGGCGTTTCAGATGTCATGAACCTAGAAGCCGAAGATATTAAACCAGCACCTGAATTTGGTGTGGCTTTCGATAGCCGTTACCTACATGGGCTTGCCGCATTGGAAGACCAAATGGTTATCATCGTCGATATAGAAGAGCTCATATCCAGCGATGAAATAGGCGTATTCGAAGGCGCATAA
- the cheD gene encoding chemoreceptor glutamine deamidase CheD — protein MALKESVIEHFSTRKHFDNTFDIMSYKVLPGEYYATNEDVMITTLLGSCVSVCLYDPTAKVGGMNHFLLPEGGDPHDLLSSSGRYGVYAMELLINHLIKLGARRSHFKAKVFGGGNVIKGMTTQNVGQKNVEFIKSYLQNEGITIESSDLLDIYPRRVNFFPSTGRVMMKKLLQHHDTEATNCELRYRKAISTVGKDNDSGDVDLF, from the coding sequence ATGGCATTAAAAGAATCGGTAATTGAACATTTTTCAACGCGAAAACACTTCGACAATACGTTTGATATCATGTCATACAAGGTACTGCCGGGAGAATACTACGCAACCAACGAAGACGTTATGATTACCACCTTATTAGGATCATGTGTCTCTGTGTGCCTATATGATCCTACTGCGAAGGTGGGCGGGATGAACCATTTCCTACTACCTGAAGGAGGAGACCCACACGATCTATTATCTTCAAGTGGTCGTTACGGTGTCTACGCAATGGAACTCTTGATCAACCACCTTATTAAATTAGGTGCGCGCAGAAGTCATTTTAAGGCCAAAGTCTTCGGAGGTGGCAATGTCATCAAAGGCATGACAACTCAAAATGTTGGCCAAAAGAATGTCGAGTTTATTAAGTCTTATTTACAGAATGAAGGTATCACTATCGAGTCTTCAGACTTGTTAGATATCTACCCAAGGAGGGTAAATTTCTTTCCTTCTACTGGTCGAGTGATGATGAAGAAATTACTTCAACATCATGATACTGAAGCCACTAACTGTGAATTGCGCTACAGAAAAGCCATATCGACTGTCGGTAAAGATAACGACTCGGGCGATGTTGATTTGTTTTAA
- a CDS encoding response regulator: protein MSKKLLVVDDSPSVRQMVEMTLKGAGYAVKTANDGQAALSLCKSEMFDFVLTDQNMPNMDGLTLIKSLRAMSSYARVPLIVLTTEAGETMKQKGKAAGATGWMVKPFDPKKLLEVVSKVLR, encoded by the coding sequence ATGAGTAAAAAACTGCTTGTCGTAGATGACTCCCCTTCTGTTCGCCAAATGGTGGAAATGACTTTAAAAGGGGCTGGATACGCTGTAAAAACTGCCAATGATGGCCAAGCGGCACTAAGCCTTTGTAAAAGTGAAATGTTTGATTTCGTTCTAACAGATCAAAACATGCCAAACATGGATGGACTCACCTTAATTAAGTCGCTACGTGCGATGTCAAGTTATGCTCGGGTTCCACTGATTGTCTTAACAACAGAGGCAGGTGAAACCATGAAGCAGAAGGGCAAAGCAGCCGGAGCAACGGGTTGGATGGTTAAACCATTTGATCCTAAAAAGCTGCTTGAAGTCGTTTCGAAAGTGCTTCGCTAA
- a CDS encoding SpoIIE family protein phosphatase: MNKIGNVLLLEDNASTRLIVSKALKNKGIEVISTTTLEEARHCLGDKSIKLFLLDIHLPDGISDELIPQIRQLYPMAPILMMTAEYDSDHMARLFEAGVKDFIHKPIQPLLLSNKVQSFLDWSEVEQALFRANANYLSIMQEKEQEEALAFFVYDHILHTHSHSIEGVNVATLSSGRFCGDILISAKSPNGNLIIMLGDATGHGMAAAITVYPMVVTFNAMVAKGLSPGAILRELSDKHSQTVPSNRFFACILIEISLSKKTISIWNGGMPHVLLFDKEQHLIDKVPAKNMAIGILPTNDISTKFEVFPLDSIEYISFFSDGLIENKRHLEKMISFDDAYSLIAEFPNDPEYMVSRMHTMEADLTISHDDMTLCSLNLEALRKELSDSPVEKPSPKGNFSFNFELFGNSLLNDHFTLKLVELLESYGFSQSFCQKVFTVLTELIVNSVDHGILNIQSNLKKIDFISYLDNRTAAINTLRDDQKITVSVSWVSSQKALLLTVSDSGNGYQIDKEITTSNDQTYGRGLGIINTLCHDFSYDQNTNTTQTTLRY, from the coding sequence ATGAATAAAATAGGCAATGTTCTTTTATTAGAAGATAACGCTTCAACTCGTTTGATAGTGTCTAAAGCACTTAAGAACAAGGGTATTGAGGTGATTTCAACAACGACACTGGAAGAAGCCCGCCACTGCCTTGGTGATAAATCTATAAAACTTTTCTTATTAGATATTCATTTGCCGGATGGAATATCCGATGAATTAATTCCACAGATTCGCCAACTCTATCCAATGGCGCCGATTCTGATGATGACGGCGGAATATGATAGTGACCATATGGCGCGTTTGTTTGAAGCTGGTGTAAAAGACTTTATCCACAAACCCATTCAACCACTGCTTTTATCGAACAAGGTACAAAGCTTTCTGGATTGGTCTGAGGTGGAACAAGCCCTATTTAGGGCCAATGCAAACTATCTCAGTATCATGCAGGAAAAAGAGCAAGAAGAAGCTCTCGCCTTTTTTGTCTATGATCATATATTACATACACATTCTCACTCAATTGAAGGGGTGAATGTGGCGACGCTTTCTAGCGGAAGATTTTGTGGGGACATTCTCATATCAGCAAAATCACCAAACGGTAATCTCATTATTATGTTAGGTGATGCTACTGGTCATGGTATGGCTGCTGCTATTACTGTTTATCCAATGGTTGTGACCTTTAACGCTATGGTAGCAAAGGGGTTATCTCCTGGTGCTATTTTACGAGAACTAAGTGACAAACATTCTCAAACCGTCCCAAGCAACCGTTTTTTTGCCTGTATTTTAATCGAGATATCCTTATCAAAAAAAACCATCAGTATCTGGAATGGCGGAATGCCGCATGTACTTCTTTTCGATAAAGAGCAACACCTAATCGATAAAGTACCTGCGAAAAATATGGCAATAGGTATTCTTCCAACCAACGACATCAGCACTAAATTTGAAGTCTTCCCACTGGATAGCATTGAATATATTTCATTTTTTAGTGATGGCTTAATTGAAAACAAACGCCACCTAGAAAAAATGATCAGTTTTGATGATGCCTATTCCCTTATTGCTGAATTCCCTAACGATCCAGAATACATGGTATCTCGCATGCATACCATGGAAGCTGATTTAACCATCAGTCATGATGACATGACCTTATGCAGTTTAAATCTAGAGGCGCTAAGAAAAGAACTCTCAGACAGTCCAGTTGAAAAACCAAGTCCAAAGGGAAACTTTTCATTTAACTTTGAGCTCTTTGGGAACTCACTGCTGAATGATCATTTCACTTTAAAGCTAGTAGAGCTACTTGAAAGTTATGGCTTTTCACAGTCGTTTTGCCAAAAAGTATTTACTGTACTGACGGAACTCATTGTCAACTCTGTTGATCACGGCATTTTAAACATTCAATCCAATTTGAAGAAGATCGACTTTATTTCATATCTGGACAATAGAACGGCAGCCATTAATACGCTGCGTGACGATCAAAAAATTACTGTATCGGTTAGTTGGGTGTCATCACAAAAAGCGCTTTTATTAACCGTATCAGACTCTGGTAATGGCTATCAAATTGATAAAGAAATAACCACTTCGAATGATCAAACTTACGGTCGAGGCTTAGGCATTATAAACACCCTATGCCATGACTTCTCTTATGATCAAAACACCAACACAACACAGACAACCTTACGATACTAG
- a CDS encoding chemotaxis protein CheA, whose product MDNLSQYNEVFFEEAQEHLETMETLLLAYDIDAPDMEELNSVFRAAHSIKGGSDIFGFKALTGLTHVMENMLDSARNNELTLTNDLITVLLETTDVLKSILSSYREETEIDWDIIEASKQRLGATLKEVTGSGVQVDALLEEEEDQGFGFFDDDEGENDDEQGFGFFEDDENDNEEEQGFGFFEDDENDNEEEQGFGFFDDDDKDLDNTKESNEEDIGFGFFEENMGEPDNNTATAGMDENPQQGDNIGYGFFNEAFLSEPLEPQANTTPLQTSGQKKAVAKAPVNKASETKSEASSIRVETNKIDKLVNLVGELVITQSMLNLIGGEVQESIADKMQSALIELERNTREIQEAVMSVRMLPISFVFNRFPRLVRDLSSKLEKKINLVIEGANTEIDKNLVEKISDPLLHLIRNSVDHGIEMPSVRLEANKNETGIVKLSAAQKGGEIVITITDDGAGLNRDRIIEKALEKEISLPEPLTDSAVWQLIFEAGFSTAAEVTDVSGRGVGMDVVRRNIESLGGRISISSTAGVGTVFTISLPLTLAILDGMTVEASNQVFIIPLVSIVESIQPVAEQIKHIKGKQLLWVRDEYWPLVDIGKILGGSATATNLETGIVVLVETSKLRFGLVIDSLLGQQQVVIKNLERHYRRVEGIAGATIMGDGSVALILDIDSITQFIKSDL is encoded by the coding sequence ATGGATAATTTAAGTCAATACAATGAGGTTTTTTTCGAGGAGGCACAAGAGCACCTCGAAACCATGGAAACGCTCTTACTTGCCTATGATATCGATGCCCCCGATATGGAAGAGCTTAATAGTGTTTTTCGTGCCGCTCACTCCATTAAAGGTGGCAGCGACATCTTTGGCTTCAAAGCTTTGACAGGGTTAACTCATGTTATGGAAAACATGCTGGACTCTGCGAGAAATAATGAGCTGACCTTAACCAACGACCTCATCACAGTTTTGCTAGAAACAACGGATGTATTAAAAAGTATTCTGAGCAGCTATCGTGAAGAAACCGAGATTGATTGGGACATTATTGAGGCAAGTAAGCAAAGATTAGGGGCGACATTAAAAGAAGTGACAGGCTCAGGGGTACAAGTCGACGCCCTTTTAGAAGAGGAAGAAGATCAGGGCTTTGGCTTTTTTGATGATGACGAAGGAGAAAACGACGACGAGCAAGGCTTTGGTTTTTTTGAAGATGACGAAAATGACAATGAAGAAGAGCAAGGCTTTGGTTTTTTTGAAGATGACGAAAATGACAATGAAGAAGAGCAAGGTTTCGGCTTTTTTGATGACGATGATAAGGACCTAGATAATACAAAAGAGTCTAACGAGGAAGATATTGGCTTTGGCTTTTTTGAAGAAAATATGGGTGAGCCTGACAATAACACTGCGACGGCTGGAATGGATGAAAATCCACAACAAGGTGACAACATCGGATATGGGTTCTTTAATGAAGCCTTCCTGAGTGAGCCTTTAGAGCCTCAAGCAAATACAACCCCATTACAAACGTCAGGACAAAAAAAAGCGGTAGCAAAAGCCCCTGTAAATAAAGCATCAGAAACAAAATCGGAAGCATCAAGCATTCGAGTAGAAACAAATAAAATCGACAAATTGGTCAATCTGGTTGGCGAACTCGTTATTACCCAATCCATGTTGAATTTGATTGGCGGTGAAGTACAAGAAAGCATCGCAGATAAAATGCAGTCAGCGTTAATCGAGCTTGAAAGAAATACACGAGAAATTCAAGAAGCCGTCATGTCAGTTCGTATGCTTCCAATTTCATTTGTATTTAACCGTTTTCCAAGATTAGTCCGAGATCTCTCAAGCAAATTAGAAAAGAAAATAAACCTAGTAATAGAAGGCGCAAATACGGAAATTGACAAAAACCTAGTAGAAAAAATATCCGATCCTCTTCTACATTTAATAAGAAATAGCGTCGACCATGGCATTGAGATGCCATCGGTACGCTTAGAAGCCAATAAAAATGAAACCGGTATTGTTAAGCTTTCGGCAGCCCAAAAAGGTGGCGAAATTGTTATCACGATTACAGACGATGGCGCGGGCCTAAATCGAGATCGAATCATCGAAAAAGCATTAGAAAAAGAAATTTCATTACCTGAACCCTTAACAGACAGCGCGGTATGGCAGCTTATATTTGAAGCGGGCTTTTCCACTGCGGCAGAAGTCACTGATGTCTCTGGCCGAGGAGTCGGAATGGATGTAGTACGTCGAAACATTGAGTCTTTGGGTGGACGTATCAGCATCAGCTCAACGGCTGGAGTGGGCACAGTTTTTACAATCAGCTTACCACTGACATTGGCCATTCTTGACGGTATGACAGTCGAGGCTTCAAACCAGGTATTTATTATCCCTCTCGTCAGCATTGTTGAAAGCATTCAGCCCGTCGCCGAACAAATTAAGCACATTAAAGGAAAGCAGCTACTTTGGGTTCGTGACGAGTATTGGCCTCTTGTTGATATTGGAAAAATATTGGGAGGAAGCGCAACAGCAACCAACCTAGAAACGGGCATTGTTGTTCTAGTTGAAACATCAAAACTAAGATTTGGCTTAGTAATTGATTCCCTTTTAGGTCAACAACAAGTGGTGATTAAAAACTTAGAACGACATTATCGTCGTGTGGAAGGAATTGCAGGGGCGACCATAATGGGTGATGGCAGTGTGGCGTTGATTTTAGATATCGATTCAATAACGCAATTCATTAAGTCGGACTTATAG
- a CDS encoding methyl-accepting chemotaxis protein, which produces MLKSLFSKRLDDNQMIIAKDDWVNAQGQLNALTRSQAIIEFDLHGNILIANDNFLNALGYSLEEVQGKHHSIFVDNKYRNSREYKDFWAKLGNGEFHSGEFCRYTKNGEIIWIEASYNPIFDANNKPYKVVKFATDITEKKKQNSDYESQLDAISKSQAVISFELDGTIISANDNFLNALGYSLGEVEGKHHSLFVDSEYKKSEEYRNFWRSLANGEHFIGRYPRVHKSGKVIWIQANYSPIRDPSGTPYKVVKFATDITAEVEAEQQLQLTVSQVNAAIDAAVNNDLTQRVATEDKSDMMLSISLGVNSLLDTMTEIIINIKNASDAVYTGAREISNGNTDLSNRTEQQASSLEETASSMEELTGTVRQNADSAKQANTLASNAVTVAIDGGHLIEDVVKTMASINESSQKIADIIGMIDGIAFQTNILALNAAVEAARAGEQGRGFAVVASEVRTLAQRSANAAKDIKDLISESATKINNGNDLVNKSGNTMREVVSAIKQVNDIMAEIASASAEQSSGLDEIGKAVSQMDEMTQQNAALVEEAAAAAESLLSQADQLTSNVNQFELSADHQSQPIKQIAHVKKPAPSKPSAMKKLPSASAPVKKAKPLPKPQIDDEDDGWEEF; this is translated from the coding sequence ATGTTAAAAAGCCTATTTTCAAAGCGATTAGATGATAATCAAATGATTATCGCCAAAGACGACTGGGTAAATGCTCAAGGTCAACTAAATGCATTGACTCGTTCTCAAGCCATTATTGAATTTGATCTACATGGCAATATTTTGATTGCCAATGACAATTTCCTTAATGCGCTTGGTTATTCTTTAGAAGAAGTTCAAGGCAAACACCATAGTATTTTTGTTGATAACAAATACCGAAATAGCCGTGAGTACAAAGACTTCTGGGCTAAACTGGGTAATGGTGAATTCCATAGCGGTGAGTTCTGTCGTTACACTAAAAATGGTGAAATCATATGGATTGAAGCAAGCTACAACCCTATTTTTGACGCTAATAACAAGCCATACAAAGTCGTTAAATTTGCAACTGACATCACTGAAAAGAAAAAACAAAATAGCGATTATGAGAGCCAACTAGACGCAATATCTAAGTCCCAAGCGGTTATTTCCTTTGAGCTTGATGGAACGATTATTTCTGCAAATGATAACTTTTTGAACGCGCTCGGGTATTCCCTAGGCGAAGTTGAAGGTAAACATCATAGCCTGTTTGTCGACTCTGAATACAAAAAGTCCGAAGAATATCGAAATTTCTGGCGCAGTCTTGCCAACGGTGAGCATTTCATCGGACGTTACCCACGAGTTCACAAAAGCGGCAAAGTAATATGGATACAAGCTAATTACAGCCCTATTCGAGACCCAAGCGGCACGCCATATAAAGTAGTGAAGTTCGCAACGGATATTACCGCTGAAGTAGAAGCCGAACAGCAACTTCAACTCACTGTCAGTCAAGTCAACGCAGCCATTGATGCGGCAGTGAATAATGACCTCACTCAGCGCGTTGCTACTGAAGATAAATCTGACATGATGCTGAGTATCTCATTAGGTGTGAATTCACTTCTTGATACCATGACAGAGATCATCATTAATATTAAAAATGCTTCCGACGCCGTGTATACCGGTGCTCGTGAAATATCCAATGGCAACACAGACCTTTCTAACCGTACTGAACAACAAGCTTCTAGCTTAGAAGAAACAGCATCGAGTATGGAAGAGTTAACAGGAACAGTTCGTCAAAATGCCGACAGTGCTAAGCAAGCAAATACACTGGCTTCCAATGCTGTAACAGTCGCAATAGATGGTGGTCACTTAATCGAAGATGTTGTTAAAACCATGGCATCGATTAATGAGTCCTCACAAAAAATTGCCGATATTATTGGCATGATTGATGGCATTGCCTTCCAGACCAATATCCTAGCACTTAACGCGGCGGTTGAGGCGGCAAGAGCTGGCGAACAAGGTCGTGGATTCGCGGTTGTTGCATCGGAAGTAAGAACCTTAGCACAACGCTCAGCCAATGCTGCGAAAGACATTAAAGATCTCATTTCTGAATCTGCAACGAAAATTAATAATGGTAATGATCTGGTTAATAAGTCAGGAAATACCATGCGAGAGGTGGTTTCTGCGATCAAACAGGTTAATGACATTATGGCCGAAATCGCCAGTGCATCAGCCGAGCAATCATCTGGACTCGATGAAATAGGCAAAGCTGTGAGCCAAATGGATGAAATGACACAGCAAAACGCAGCACTGGTTGAAGAAGCGGCAGCGGCAGCTGAAAGCTTATTAAGCCAAGCAGATCAATTAACCAGTAATGTGAATCAGTTTGAATTAAGTGCGGATCATCAATCTCAACCCATAAAACAAATCGCCCATGTGAAGAAACCTGCGCCTTCAAAACCTTCTGCCATGAAAAAACTGCCATCGGCGTCAGCTCCAGTTAAAAAAGCAAAACCGTTGCCAAAACCTCAGATAGATGATGAGGACGATGGTTGGGAGGAGTTCTAA
- a CDS encoding STAS domain-containing protein, with the protein MSDFVVINMPERFDFSTHGWFTKAYEEALKNTKKIVLDFSRVTYVDSSALGMMVLLHRQLSTNAGKGIIRNVNGTAKDILDMANFEKLFSYE; encoded by the coding sequence ATGTCAGATTTTGTAGTAATTAATATGCCTGAAAGGTTTGATTTTAGTACGCACGGATGGTTCACCAAAGCTTATGAAGAAGCATTAAAAAACACAAAAAAAATCGTCTTGGATTTTTCTCGCGTCACTTATGTAGACTCCTCAGCACTTGGAATGATGGTGCTTCTACATCGTCAGCTTAGCACCAATGCAGGAAAGGGTATTATTCGAAATGTGAATGGCACCGCCAAAGACATTCTAGACATGGCTAATTTTGAGAAACTATTTAGCTATGAATAA